GACGATCTTCTGTCGATCAACGCCAAGATCGTGAAGTCGGTGACCGAGCAGTTCGTTGTACACAGCCCGGATGCCATACTCATTATCGTCTCTAATCCTCTCGACGTGATGACGTACGTGGCTTACATCACGAGCGGGTTTCCGAGCAAGCGGGTTATGGGCATGGCCGGCGTTCTGGACACGGCACGATTTCGAGCATTCCTTGCGGTCGAGCTGAACGTATCGGTCCGCGACATCCAGGCGCTGCTCATGGGCGGTCACGGCGACACCATGGTACCGCTGCCGAGATACACCACTGTCGGCGGCATCCCGGTCACCGAGATGATTGGTGAGGATGAGCTGACGGCCATCGTGAACCGGACGAAGACCGGAGGAGGCGAGATCGTAAAGTTGATGGGTACGTCGGCATGGTACGCCCCCGGAGCGGCTGCTGCAGAGATGGCCGAGGCAATCGTAAAGGACTCTGGCCGTGTTCTTCCAGCCGCGGCGTGGCTCTCAGGTCAGTACGGACTAAACGAGTTGTTCATCGGTGTGCCTGTCCGGCTCGGACGAGAAGGCATCAAGGAGGTTGTGGGTGTTCAACTCGACGCATCCGAGAAGAGCCTGCTCGACGCATCGGCGGAACATGTTCGGGTGAATCTTGCGGCACTCGAGCGGCTGAACGTCATCTGAGCGAGTTGAGTCGCTGCGTGGGCCGGAGCTTCACGATACTGATGAAAGGCACAAGTTCGCCTGTTGCTCTGGATGACCGGTGATTGCACCAGGCGACGTACTCAGGCAGCAGAGCTGGAGGACAGGCGTGCCTCCGTCATCCCTTCCTTGGGAAGGCTGAAGTACACGGTTGTACCCCGGCCGAGACCTTCTGAATCGGCCCATACGCGTCCCCCGTGCGCCTCAATGATGCGTTTCACCAGCGCAAGCCCCAGGCCCGTTCCTTCAACGTCGCGCTCAAGTCGATCAAAGACGCCGAATATCCGGTCGAGATCTCTCGGATCGATTCCAGATCCGTTGTCCCGGACGTGACACAACACGTCGGTGTGGCGATCCTCCGCGCCCACCTCGATTCGGGGCTGGCGCTGGGTGCCCATGAACTTGACCGCGTTCTCGATCAGGTTTTGAACAACCTGCAGGAGACGTATTCGGTCGCCGAATACATACGGAAGATCCG
Above is a genomic segment from Rhodothermales bacterium containing:
- the mdh gene encoding malate dehydrogenase, with translation MKITVIGAGNVGATVADCVAQKDMASEVVIIDIVDGLPQGKALDIQEAAPIHGFDTRVIGTNDYADTAGSDICIITAGSPRKPGMSRDDLLSINAKIVKSVTEQFVVHSPDAILIIVSNPLDVMTYVAYITSGFPSKRVMGMAGVLDTARFRAFLAVELNVSVRDIQALLMGGHGDTMVPLPRYTTVGGIPVTEMIGEDELTAIVNRTKTGGGEIVKLMGTSAWYAPGAAAAEMAEAIVKDSGRVLPAAAWLSGQYGLNELFIGVPVRLGREGIKEVVGVQLDASEKSLLDASAEHVRVNLAALERLNVI